The sequence TCACCACCTTGGTTGCATCTTTGCTCTTGGAACTTTTGTCATTGTCAAGCTGCAGCTTGAGCTCCCCTTGGTCTGGCTGGAGTGACAAAGTGCAATCAAATTCATCCACCTTGACTCTGTGTACTTTTGATCTCACCTGTCCTCCAAATGttttgttatggatatgacatttcttcattaatctgtacttattttattaattacactagtaatcttgcAGTAAACagatgagataaagatgcaaactaaggttttcaaggtccctctatccaatagtgacctttgcaaaacctataaacctcaggaataccctcaatacgcaatgccttttgcatatatgctgttttctcactcatttaaatatatataaattcagctgagtagataaacagtaacaaataatatttctcttgtttgtagtatttattattcaagattctatcttgtggctacacacagaaatattcagggtcccccctgttgcataggcaagtgctctggcgcttaatcagcccttaagcgccaacgcactaaatgcaccttttctccatcacctgggcatcccacactgccaaattgcttgcgccTAGGTGcgcttgtttgtgcgctccagaacgctgggtcaaactcccaaaacagacaacatttggcagagttatgccccatttactgtaagtacccaatgcagcagtatcctacctttgggactgtttactccaaggatgaaacacttagccttgggacatctaaggacccacacaggtaaatactgccttgggtcaaacattgccttggggcaaatattaggatctgttgtttgtttatgtcctagacgtccttaaggggtgtcaaggaggcaggcgcttacagcCATATGGAACTAAGTAgaggttgcttaaggcaacaagcaagctacctacaacaatgtccaactatactatggtgaccaagcctgtaagggcaatggtgaactaactaagtacaactgagaagctgcttaaggcagtgggaACTAGTAggctaagtagttactggacttaaggtccttgtacaatgggtgatgcaacaagaggtaatcaacctgggtgttaccatggttggttgccctccttatatattctacaggtgagttatttacaaatatactatatgcaatatctaatccaataagaaccccgctctgcagttggccttactcatgcatacgtgtcactgatgtgtcataatgacatcataggtggaggtggctacatatgctgattaagcacagatggggatgtggctcagcgcttatttgtatgatataagtgccaatgtcatgtgatcaaaaatgtagttgtcctagacatctgtaaggggcgtcaaggcagcaggcgcttgtggccgtgtgtaactaagtaaaactgcttaaggcagtgggactgctacctacaacaactaactatctaagcacaacaaccaaggccttaggggcaatggcaaactaaGTAGCTAcaatgagaaagttgcttaaggcaacaagtacaggtggtagtgtctaagtggttactggcctaaggccttgtacaatagggggatgcaacaagaggtaattgacctgggtgttaccatggttggttggcctccttatatattacagagagagAGcaatttacaaatacatcatatgcaaaactgtatcaaataagaaccctgctctgcagttggtcttactcatgcatacatgtcactgacgtgtcatgatgacatcatgggtggaggtggctacatgtgctgaataagcgcggatggggacatggcttggcgcttagcgtatgatataagcgccaaggtcacgtgatcaaaaatgttgtccattcaactttgtttaaattcaagaaaattggaataaatcctgtggtattgattgtgtctacaacagtagtccaattgcctttgtttaaaattgagaaaaatAGGAATAATTCCCCTTGGTataattgtgtctacaacagtttactatgtaccaaagtattggctccctcaagtgtttcagttgccacatgtacctcctgtaccccctcttggtatcaatcatgtatatacttgtttgtgcaccttctcagggtataaaaggaccctgtgaagacgcttctaatgcatcctacttttactcttatatattgacatatacacacaagcctttaacagcttatctgtgcatttactttagtgattgactcactgtaaatagcataggaggttatttggcgcactaagaccataggccagtcccaacagacacagggtaacctattagtgtacttactgcaaccctgtgccccttgactgtcacagttgttgagttcaacattgagtatagttgtcctagatgtctgtaaggatgtcaagggtgcaggcgcttacGGCTGTGTGGAATACAAGTGagaactgcttaaggcagtggtgtctaccctacaacatctAACTAGCTAACTACAGTGTCCatgcgctataaggcggcagcaagctacatatgtacagcaaggacaacgcttaaggcgtgtaactaagtgacttgctgggctgtaaggcccttgtacaatgtgggatgcaacaagaggtaatcaacctgggtgttaccatggttggttggcctccttatatattacagagagagAGcaatttacaaatacatcatatgcaaaactgtatcaaataagaaccctgctctgcagttggtcttactcatgtgtacgtgtcactgacatgtcataatgatgtcatcaggtggaggtggctatgtatgatgagtaagcatggatggggatgtggcttggtgcttagcatatgatataagcgccaaagtcatgtgattgaaaatgttgtccaaatgtctttgtttaaatttgagaaaatggggataaattccctggtatcaagtgtgtctacaacactgccccccctctaagggccttccTCTTCATCTCTTTTTCATAATTCTTTAAAATTTTTTCTGCGTTTTTCAGGTTCTCCCATGGTTCCCGGGTGTTCTCCTTGGacccatatcctttccatttcacCCTGAAGTACCATTTCCTGTTTCTTTCCTCAGCGTCTGTTATCCCTTtgactttgtattcttcttccctgtcCACAGTGATTGGTGGTGGACAGTTTTTGAAGGCGCATTGCTTGTCCCTTCTGACCTTAGACAGtaatcccacatagaagacattgtggattctcatggtTGGCGGAAGTTCTAGACAATATGCctggttggagattttcttgatAACCTTGAACAGTCCCAGGCATTGTTCTGTCAGCTTGGGACttagggttttgaggttgatatttttggcgtcaagccagacttcttctccaatctcaaactcTGTTGGGTTTCCTTCTTCTCTGGCCACCATTTGTTGTTTGGACTGCCAGAGGGCagattccacttccttccattgagcttccattgtctgggcaaggtCATCCGCTTCTGGAACATCCATTGGTACATTGGATGGGGTTAAGGTAGGTTCCCACCCatacaaggccttgaaaggggTCTTGCCTGTGCTACTGTGTATGGCATTGTTATAGGCAAACTCTGCCATTGGGACCcacttggtccagtccctttgattGACCCCCAAGtaggccctgaggaagtgttcaatagaTGGGTTGGCTTGTTCTGTTTGCCcattgctctgggggtggtatgccaaggagaagtgggggtctatccctAGTTGTTTGTACAGTGCTCTTAGGAACTTATTGTTAAAGACCCTGCCCCTATCCAAGATTgttttttcaggcatgccatgttgtttccagacgtgttccaggaataaCTCCGCTAATTCaggggccttgagtttcttggagcattttacAAATATCCCATACTTGGTAAAGCTGTCAATGatgaccaggattgagttgtAGTTCCTGTCCTTGGgaaggtctactatcatgtcatatgatacatgttgccagggtctagcAGGGAGTTCAAGAGGCTGAGGTGGTATTGACGCATACTTGGGCTTTCTGATCCGTTGACATGTTTCACAAGagtccacgtgccagtatgtgtcagcACGGAttccaggccagtagtagttccttgacACTAGTTCTAAGGTACATTGCCTCCCTGGGTGGCCTGCTaaggggctgttgtggaagatgcaGAGCAAGTCTGTTCTTAGCATGCCAATGTCTGGTACTACAATGCGTCCTTGGTAAAACAACAGCCctgcctccattttgtagtccttgaatgcgcgtttgatggagggcaGGGCCTTTGACTTGTTCTGTAGGAACTGCaggatttcttccaaggATTCATCCTGGTCAAGGGATGATTCTATCTGGTGTTGTAGTTCCTTTTCCAGCAATACTAGggcaacattggcaaatacaggtTCCAGTAGCATGGTTTGGTTGGCAGGagggatgttggcatggttGGCACAGCGTGAGAGGGTGTCTGGTTTCCCCAACtgcttccctgggcaatacacaatttggaagttatatccaGCCAGCAATAGATGCCATCTAgcgtggtggtggttgaaAGTCcgggattctttccaataCTCCAGGTTCCAATGGTCAGTAAAGACTGTGATGGGGTGTGCCATTCCCTctaggaagatgcgccaatactcaaaggagcggataaTTGCAAgaagctccttattgtgagTATTGTAGTTTTGCTCAgctcctttgaatgattctgacaggaacCCAAGCAGGTGTAGGCGGCCATCTTCCTGTTgctggctgagtatggatccTAGGGCAGCTCCCAACGCGTCCATTTCAAGGAAGTAAGGTTTTGTGGGGTTGGCATGACAAAGTACCGGAGCATTTGTGATTGCTTCTTTTAGGCCTTGGAAGGCTGCCTGCTCCTTTGTATCCCACTTCCAGGGtgtgtccttcttgactaggttatGTAAcagcctagccatgtggctgaagttggcaacaaattgtTGGAGGAAGTTAGCAAACCCTAGAAATGATTGGACCTCTTTGACCTTGGTGGGTgttggccattcttggactgcctggattttgagcttatccagactaaaacccttatccaaTACAATTATTTGCAAGTATTCCACTGAGGTAATGTGAAAGGTACATTTGGAAgccttacagaacaattgATTTTCCATTAAACACTGTAGGACCTCATGGACGTGTTGGGTGTGagttgcgtcatcctttgagtagatcaggatgtcatcaaggtagatgatgacgcatatgTCTAATAAGTCTTTGAAcagcttgttcatgaaatgttgaaAGGCAGCAGGGGCATTTGTTAAGCCAAAAGTCATTACCAGAGATTTGTATAGTCTGTACTTGGTCCAAaaagctgtcttccattcatcaccttcttttacccggatgttattgtaaccccattgtagGTCCAACTTAGTAAAGACTTTGGCaccacagagctgggccatgaggttgtctggaCAGGGTAGCAGATATACGTTTTTCTTAGTCTGGTTATTGAGACAACAGTAGTCAACTACTAGGCGGCAagaaccatccttcttggggacaaacatgacaggggaactgatggatgatttgctgggacagattttcccagccttgagttcatccctgagccagtccttgagtgtggcggacttggcgtcagtcatgctatagaGAGGGGAGTTCAGGGGGCCTTCCTCTGTGAGTTCAATGCTGATGTTGTAATGCCTGTGGGGAGGGAGCTTAttgaactcttcttctccaaataccttggcgtattgatggtacttggagggtactccttcaagagggtttttgtcagcttcctcctctttggcaattGCAATGTGTTCCGGTGGACTATGAGGGAAGGAGAGTGTGCATGAGTTCCAGTTGATCTCAGGATTGTGGGCTTCCAGCCATTTGATTCCTAAGATGGCAGCATGTGACCCAGTGttgcagattaggaaggtctctgtcatgcgcttgccatcaactaggaaggttaggtttgccttcttccaaatctttccagcctgggggcttgacccattgagcatagtaacggtgcAAGGTTGCAGGAGGTCTATTAGGGGGAGGCAGAGTAGTTCTGCTGTGCAAGGGTGAAGGAATGAAGAGGTGgtgcctgaatctatcaggacttctaatgtatccgcttgtttctctggtttgattgggATTGTAAACAGGGGTTTATTTCTATGGGATtgcaatatattacaaaattccaaaacaAAACCAGAGTCTttagggtccttgcgcgcagcagcaggtacccttagtcttttcccaatttgggtccagattctttgccaattttggcggcttccttttTGATGCCTTCCTCTTTTGGcatggctttccagccagtgtggcattctgcaaacttgtggcctgtctttctgcatttgatgcagaggccttcagccctgcggcagttttgttcctccttggagacaaagttagGATTGCTGGATAGGCGTCCTGGtctggtggcctgttggccagtacttgcccccctgttGGGGGTGGTGTTGGAGGcgccagacttattaccctttggcgggtggctggcacacTCCTTGcagagggcgttgtcaatgaccagggccgcattctgcagctcaaggaggg comes from Rhizoctonia solani chromosome 4, complete sequence and encodes:
- a CDS encoding Retrotransposable element Tf2 protein, which translates into the protein MLNGSSPQAGKIWKKANLTFLVDGKRMTETFLICNTGSHAAILGIKWLEAHNPEINWNSCTLSFPHSPPEHIAIAKEEEADKNPLEGVPSKYHQYAKVFGEEEFNKLPPHRHYNISIELTEEGPLNSPLYSMTDAKSATLKDWLRDELKAGKICPSKSSISSPVMFVPKKDGSCRLVVDYCCLNNQTKKNVYLLPCPDNLMAQLCGAKVFTKLDLQWGYNNIRVKEGDEWKTAFWTKYRLYKSLVMTFGLTNAPAAFQHFMNKLFKDLLDICVIIYLDDILIYSKDDATHTQHVHEVLQCLMENQLFCKASKCTFHITSVEYLQIIVLDKGFSLDKLKIQAVQEWPTPTKVKEVQSFLGFANFLQQFVANFSHMARLLHNLVKKDTPWKWDTKEQAAFQGLKEAITNAPVLCHANPTKPYFLEMDALGAALGSILSQQQEDGRLHLLGFLSESFKGAEQNYNTHNKELLAIIRSFEYWRIFLEGMAHPITVFTDHWNLEYWKESRTFNHHHARWHLLLAGYNFQIVYCPGKQLGKPDTLSRCANHANIPPANQTMLLEPVFANVALVLLEKELQHQIESSLDQDESLEEILQFLQNKSKALPSIKRAFKDYKMEAGLLFYQGRIVVPDIGMLRTDLLCIFHNSPLAGHPGRQCTLELVSRNYYWPGIRADTYWHVDSCETCQRIRKPKYASIPPQPLELPARPWQHVSYDMIVDLPKDRNYNSILVIIDSFTKYGIFVKCSKKLKAPELAELFLEHVWKQHGMPEKTILDRGRVFNNKFLRALYKQLGIDPHFSLAYHPQSNGQTEQANPSIEHFLRAYLGVNQRDWTKWVPMAEFAYNNAIHSSTGKTPFKALYGWEPTLTPSNVPMDVPEADDLAQTMEAQWKEVESALWQSKQQMVAREEGNPTEFEIGEEVWLDAKNINLKTLSPKLTEQCLGLFKVIKKISNQAYCLELPPTMRIHNVFYVGLLSKVRRDKQCAFKNCPPPITVDREEEYKVKGITDAEERNRKWYFRVKWKGYGSKENTREPWENLKNAEKILKNYEKEMKRKALRGGAVL